One stretch of Emys orbicularis isolate rEmyOrb1 chromosome 7, rEmyOrb1.hap1, whole genome shotgun sequence DNA includes these proteins:
- the RELA gene encoding transcription factor p65, with the protein MDDLLPLVLLHQDWGLQEPTPSSTPYVEIIEQPKQRGMRFRYKCEGRSAGSIPGERSTDTTKTHPTIKINNYTGPGKVRISLVTKDAPHRPHPHELVGKDCKDGYYEAELSPERNVHSFQNLGIQCVKKRELDEAVAQRIRTNNNPFNVPLDNQKGDYDLNAVRLCFQVWVQDPVGTGHLVQLPLVVSQPIYDNRAPNTAELKICRVNRNSGSCLGGDEIFLLCDKVQKEDIEVRFFKDSWEAKGSFSQADVHRQVAIVFKTPPYQDQALREPVTVQMQLRRPSDKEVSEAMEFRYLPDEGDFHRIEEKRKRTRDTFKNFVQKAPFTAVVVPESRSPRRIAVPVRTAVPKPSGLTGMAGTMGQLPPLQKPQATAQHPSLPFTGPSRAPPPPAPQMGFSTVNLEEFSSLGISSRAQPPPPAPEAEPNFDPFFHLPFEGGGDPTAMELGALLEDTTYTSLESINTTEFRQLLNQGSSTEGADGHSMLLTYPESITRLMSSQRGVVGMTGEEPQGNSGGGGGSSANSFLNGVLGNLPEESLTSMGDLDFSALLSQFSSS; encoded by the exons ATGGATG ACCTGCTGCCACTTGTCCTCCTCCATCAGGACTGGGGCCTCCAGG agcccacccccagcagcaccccCTACGTGGAGATCATCGAACAGCCCAAGCAGCGCGGCATGCGCTTCCGCTACAAGTGTGAGGGGCGCTCGGCCGGCAGCATCCCTGGGGAGCGCAGCACCGACACCACCAAGACCCACCCCACCATCAAG ATCAATAATTACACAGGCCCCGGGAAGGTTCGTATCTCTCTGGTGACCAAGGACGCCCCCCACCGACCCCACCCCCACGAGCTGGTGGGCAAAGATTGCAAGGATGGCTACTATGAGGCCGAGCTATCACCTGAGCGCAACGTCCACAG CTTCCAGAATCTGGGCATCCAGTGTGTGAAGAAACGGGAGCTGGACGAGGCTGTGGCACAGCGCATCCGCACCAACAACAACCCCTTCAATG TGCCCTTGGACAACCAGAAGGGGGACTATGACCTGAATGCCGTGCGGCTCTGCTTCCAGGTGTGGGTGCAGGACCCTGTGGGCACTGGGCACCTCGTCCAGCTGCCCCTCGTGGTGTCACAGCCGATCTACGACAACC GAGCCCCCAACACGGCTGAGCTGAAGATCTGCCGGGTCAATCGCAACTCGGGGAGCTGCCTGGGGGGGGACGAGATCTTCCTGCTCTGCGACAAGGTGCAGAAGG AGGACATTGAGGTCCGGTTCTTCAAGGACTCGTGGGAGGCCAAGGGCTCCTTCTCGCAGGCAGATGTGCACCGGCAGGTCGCCATCGTGTTCAAAACCCCCCCAtaccaggaccaggcactcaggGAGCCGGTGACAGTGCAGATGCAGCTCCGGCGCCCATCTGACAAGGAGGTCAGCGAGGCCATGGAGTTCCGCTACCTGCCAGACGAAG GTGACTTCCACCGCATCGAGGAGAAGCGCAAGCGAACGCGGGACACCTTCAAGAACTTTGTGCAGAAAGCGCCTTTCAcag CAGTGGTGGTTCCGGAGTCACGTTCCCCGCGTCGGATTGCTGTCCCTGTCCGCACAGCCGTGCCCAAACCCAGTG GTCTCACCGGAATGGCAGGCACCATGGGGCAGCTGCCGCCCCTCCAGAAGCCACAGGCCACGGCCCAGCACCCCTCCTTACCCTTCACTGGGCCCAGccgagctcctcctcctcccgccccccagatGGGCTTCAGTACAGTCAATCTGGAGGAGTTCTCCAGCCTGGGCATCTCAAGccgggcccagcccccaccccctgctcccgagGCCGAGCCCAACTTTGACCCCTTCTTCCACCTGCCGTTTGAGGGCGGGGGCGACCCAACCGCCATGGAGCTGGGGGCCTTGCTGGAGGACACCACCTACACCAGCCTGGAGTCCATCAACACTACTGAGTTCCGGCAGCTGCTGAACCAGGGGTCATCCACCGAGGGTGCTGATGGGCACAGCATGCTCCTGACCTATCCCGAGTCGATCACTCGCCTGATGAGCAGCCAGCGTGGTGTGGTGGGCATGACAGGGGAGGAGCCTCAGGGcaacagtgggggtggggggggcagcagtGCCAACAGCTTCctcaatggggtcctgggcaacCTCCCGGAAGAGAGCCTCACCTCCATGGGGGATCTGGACTTCAGCGCCCTGCTCAGCCAATTCAGCTCCTCCTAG
- the C7H11orf68 gene encoding UPF0696 protein C11orf68 homolog, producing MSDQDDGDMGKGGAFSAEHLAAESMAADMDPWVVFDARKTPRAEFEEWLQTYQPSRVSRFGDPERRTEPVGWIAIYGPNYCPESGDVVGLQEAWERLQISGRHVTFDTIRELALNHCVLTGKWLMHLDTGFKVDHAWSGIARSVLEGHFGVAKVSPCYPNSDRKHVICIYTDDFTDEEKVMDADAAIRGTGVKCLLSYKPDVYTYLGIYRDNRWHLCPTIYESKFDLECIPRRSRIINKVSNTEVT from the coding sequence ATGTCAGACCAGGACGATGGTGatatggggaagggaggggccttCTCGGCCGAGCACCTGGCCGCTGAGTCCATGGCAGCCGACATGGACCCCTGGGTGGTGTTTGATGCACGAAAGACCCCACGGGCCGAGTTCGAGGAGTGGCTGCAGACCTATCAGCCCTCGCGGGTGTCTCGTTTTGGGGACCCCGAGCGCCGCACTGAGCCTGTGGGCTGGATTGCCATCTACGGTCCAAACTACTGTCCAGAGTCAGGTGATGTAGTGGGGCTGCAGGAGGCCTGGGAGCGGCTCCAGATCAGTGGGCGCCATGTCACCTTCGACACCATCCGCGAGCTGGCACTCAACCACTGCGTCCTTACCGGCAAGTGGCTGATGCATCTGGACACCGGCTTCAAGGTGGACCATGCCTGGAGTGGCATCGCCCGTTCCGTGTTGGAGGGGCACTTTGGGGTGGCCAAagtcagcccctgctaccccaacTCGGACCGCAAGCATGTCATCTGCATCTACACAGATGACTTCACCGATGAGGAGAAGGTGATGGATGCGGACGCTGCCATCCGGGGCACTGGCGTCAAGTGCCTGCTCTCCTACAAGCCCGATGTCTACACCTACCTAGGCATCTACCGGGACAATCGCTGGCACCTCTGCCCCACCATCTACGAGAGCAAGTTCGACCTAGAGTGCATCCCCCGCCGCTCCCGTATCATCAACAAAGTCAGCAACACTGAGGTGACTTAG